A genomic segment from Dendropsophus ebraccatus isolate aDenEbr1 chromosome 7, aDenEbr1.pat, whole genome shotgun sequence encodes:
- the LOC138796930 gene encoding C-X-C motif chemokine 13-like, with product MRSSFVLLWIILSLHCFFTTFGIWESRYVHRRCKCFKVSEKVIQWKDIQHVIILDETQNCREKEIIIFLKNSKTVCVSPKAEWVKMKILKKKVK from the exons ATGAGAAGCAGCTTTGTTTTGCTGTGGATCATTCTCTCTCTGCATTGCTTCTTTACCACATTTg GTATCTGGGAAAGCAGATATGTTCATAGAAGGTGCAAATGCTTTAAAGTATCTGAGAAAGTCATTCAGTGGAAAGATATTCAACATGTTATAATTCTGGATGAAACACAAAATTGTAGAGAAAAAGAAATCAT CATTTTCCTAAAGAACAGTAAAACTGTGTGTGTAAGCCCAAAAGCTGAATGGGTTAAAATGAAGATATTAAAGAAAAAG gTAAAATGA